In Nitrosopumilus sp., one DNA window encodes the following:
- a CDS encoding thr operon leader peptide produces the protein MNKHTIITITAIIVIVIPFAVSGLNIIGIQQMEYRWNGPGTFSFFTLSNSGNMEFCNATPFWTSFKKLEVKTFYEAKHIGTFTVKPLTINPFSSTIQDGVFSSEEIVSAQHIFMSMDFEFDGGDIRLDPNNLIVVIHTETPIIGIIPYASNIQISGFDFDKMMNVEDLSCD, from the coding sequence ATGAATAAACACACCATCATCACAATAACAGCAATTATAGTAATCGTCATACCTTTTGCAGTTTCAGGATTGAATATTATTGGAATTCAGCAGATGGAATATAGATGGAACGGTCCTGGAACATTTTCTTTTTTTACATTGTCTAATTCAGGGAATATGGAGTTTTGTAATGCAACTCCATTTTGGACGAGTTTTAAGAAATTAGAAGTAAAAACATTCTATGAAGCAAAGCACATAGGAACATTTACGGTAAAACCACTAACGATCAATCCATTCTCATCAACTATACAAGATGGGGTTTTTTCATCAGAAGAGATTGTTTCAGCTCAGCATATTTTCATGTCAATGGATTTTGAATTTGATGGAGGAGATATAAGACTTGATCCCAATAATCTCATTGTTGTAATACACACGGAAACCCCCATTATAGGAATAATTCCATACGCATCAAATATTCAGATTTCAGGATTTGATTTTGATAAAATGATGAATGTAGAAGATTTGTCTTGTGACTAA
- a CDS encoding D-2-hydroxyacid dehydrogenase, whose protein sequence is MGFNESVLICDEVDPILTKILEDNGLNVSYEPEITAQQILEKISNFNIVIVRSRTIITKEMIDKADNCKIIARVGVGLDNVDQNAAKEKNIRVINAVEGAMNAVAELVLGLMLSLARQTTRGDRAIRNGQWLKKELKGTELRGKYLGIIGLGNIGKRLARLARGLNMNIIGYDVISIDEEFSKEVGLMKADLATLLQSSDYVSIHVPLLNSTYHLLDAQKMSTMKKTAKIINTSRGGVVDEDALYEAITNGTLGGAALDVFEKEPAVGHKLAELDNVILTPHIGAQTKEAQSLAANVIGEKIIQILRGVI, encoded by the coding sequence ATGGGATTTAACGAGTCGGTGCTTATTTGTGACGAAGTCGATCCTATCTTGACCAAAATTTTAGAAGATAATGGATTAAACGTTTCATATGAACCTGAAATTACTGCTCAACAAATTTTAGAAAAAATCTCAAACTTCAATATTGTAATTGTTAGAAGTAGAACTATTATTACAAAAGAAATGATTGACAAAGCAGATAATTGTAAGATCATTGCAAGAGTTGGAGTTGGATTAGACAATGTGGATCAAAATGCAGCAAAGGAAAAAAATATTCGAGTAATTAATGCAGTAGAAGGAGCAATGAATGCTGTTGCAGAATTAGTTCTTGGCCTGATGTTGTCTCTTGCAAGACAAACTACACGAGGTGATAGAGCAATCCGAAATGGACAATGGCTCAAAAAAGAACTCAAAGGAACAGAACTGCGTGGAAAATATCTTGGGATTATTGGTTTAGGGAATATTGGAAAAAGATTGGCGAGACTTGCTCGCGGACTAAACATGAATATCATTGGTTATGATGTTATTTCAATTGATGAAGAGTTTTCCAAAGAAGTTGGATTGATGAAAGCTGATTTGGCTACTCTTTTACAAAGTTCTGATTATGTCTCAATTCATGTACCACTTCTAAATTCAACTTATCATCTTTTAGATGCACAAAAAATGTCTACCATGAAAAAAACTGCCAAAATTATCAATACATCAAGAGGCGGTGTAGTTGATGAAGATGCACTCTATGAGGCAATTACGAATGGGACTTTAGGTGGTGCTGCTTTGGATGTGTTTGAAAAAGAACCTGCTGTTGGACACAAATTAGCTGAATTAGACAATGTGATTTTAACACCTCACATTGGAGCCCAAACAAAAGAGGCACAATCGCTGGCTGCAAATGTGATCGGTGAAAAAATCATTCAGATTTTGCGTGGTGTAATCTAG
- a CDS encoding 50S ribosomal protein L15e, whose translation MPSIQDQSWIKLWKENSPEIRDRVVGWRKQAAVTRIDKPSRLQRARRLGYKAKQGIIVVRMRVGTGGMRKQRPTGGRRPKHLGVTRIKADDDMKTVANRRAIQRYPNMKFLGSYFIYKDGKHYWFEVILADPLHPRIIQDKELNKRISHTA comes from the coding sequence ATGCCTAGTATTCAAGATCAAAGCTGGATCAAACTTTGGAAAGAGAACAGTCCTGAAATACGTGATCGTGTAGTTGGGTGGCGAAAACAAGCTGCAGTTACTCGTATTGACAAACCAAGTAGATTACAAAGGGCTAGAAGATTAGGCTACAAAGCAAAGCAAGGTATTATCGTTGTTAGGATGAGGGTTGGTACTGGTGGTATGAGAAAACAAAGACCCACTGGTGGCAGAAGACCAAAACATCTTGGTGTTACAAGAATAAAGGCTGACGATGATATGAAAACTGTTGCAAATAGAAGAGCTATTCAAAGATATCCAAACATGAAATTTTTAGGCTCTTACTTTATCTATAAAGATGGAAAACATTATTGGTTTGAAGTCATCTTGGCCGATCCATTACATCCAAGAATTATTCAAGATAAAGAATTAAACAAACGAATATCTCATACTGCATAA
- a CDS encoding HEAT repeat domain-containing protein: MQVVTDERLALFSEMESKYEQKNTDYFVSLLEHPDYVIRTRATCILVDFGGEDKIPYIAKVLKNDENELVRHEAAFSLGQMSYSSAISPLADATLNDPSMFVRHEAAIALGVVGNKEAKETLLKALNDTDISVVESAVVALSNIEFMEKLSKNEKFAKLTGG, translated from the coding sequence TTGCAAGTAGTAACTGATGAACGATTAGCGCTTTTTTCGGAAATGGAATCAAAATATGAGCAAAAAAACACTGATTATTTTGTTTCTCTTTTGGAACATCCTGATTATGTGATAAGAACAAGGGCAACTTGCATTTTAGTTGATTTTGGTGGAGAAGATAAAATCCCATATATTGCTAAAGTCTTAAAAAATGATGAAAATGAATTGGTACGACATGAAGCCGCCTTTTCTTTAGGTCAGATGTCATATTCTAGTGCAATTTCGCCACTAGCAGATGCAACTCTTAATGATCCTAGCATGTTTGTGAGACATGAGGCTGCAATTGCTTTGGGTGTTGTTGGAAATAAGGAGGCAAAAGAGACTTTGCTAAAGGCATTAAATGACACAGATATATCAGTAGTAGAATCTGCAGTTGTAGCACTATCTAATATTGAATTTATGGAAAAGTTAAGTAAGAATGAAAAGTTTGCAAAGTTAACAGGTGGATGA
- a CDS encoding plastocyanin/azurin family copper-binding protein, giving the protein MNFAYGVIVIVGILVAISIGFIIMDPNFIIEPRVVEEKPSPCTLEWIPMCGIDGVTYGNLCMLNAADIKLAHKGECSVDAPIVKPRVETMEKEISVHPNILTSVATVGDSLSIEVEFRSDDGIIVDHVNYDIFATQDGNTILSEIGSHRHPGKHPIHETKLLGESDVEIKVIIQGLGHDEEITGPKGHEHMITVTPQVSQVSVSSGMVVVPETYIVSTSQGSSIPGCEDTNSCYLPYEITISAGDKVTWINDDSATHTVTSGNIPDGTDGVFDSGLFMAGTTFEFTFDKAATYDYFCLVHPWMTGKVIVNEVKDMIISEPESMSIPTKEEPSSELEMMDTTIVSIPIGVAVPGCEDTNSCYLPYEITISAGDKVTWINDDSATHTVTSGNASAGFTGVFDSGLFMAGTTFEFTFDKAATYDYFCLVHPWMTGKITVT; this is encoded by the coding sequence ATGAATTTCGCATACGGGGTAATTGTAATTGTTGGTATTTTAGTTGCAATATCAATTGGGTTTATTATAATGGATCCCAATTTTATTATTGAACCACGAGTTGTTGAAGAGAAACCTAGTCCTTGTACTTTGGAATGGATACCGATGTGTGGTATTGATGGTGTAACGTATGGTAACTTATGTATGCTAAATGCTGCTGATATAAAATTAGCACACAAAGGTGAATGTAGTGTTGATGCCCCCATAGTCAAACCACGAGTTGAAACTATGGAAAAAGAAATCTCAGTTCATCCTAATATCCTGACAAGTGTAGCAACTGTTGGTGATAGTTTGTCAATTGAAGTTGAATTTAGATCTGATGATGGCATTATCGTAGACCACGTAAATTACGATATTTTTGCTACCCAAGATGGAAATACAATTCTATCGGAGATTGGTTCTCATAGACATCCAGGGAAACATCCAATTCATGAAACTAAATTGTTAGGTGAATCTGATGTTGAAATTAAAGTCATTATTCAAGGCTTAGGTCATGATGAAGAAATCACTGGACCAAAAGGACATGAACATATGATTACTGTGACTCCTCAAGTATCACAAGTTTCTGTATCTTCTGGAATGGTTGTAGTACCAGAGACTTACATTGTTTCTACTTCTCAAGGATCTAGCATTCCAGGATGTGAAGATACAAATTCTTGTTATTTACCATATGAAATTACAATATCTGCTGGTGACAAAGTTACTTGGATTAATGATGATTCAGCAACTCACACAGTAACTAGCGGAAATATTCCTGATGGTACCGACGGAGTATTTGATTCTGGATTGTTCATGGCAGGAACTACTTTTGAATTTACATTTGACAAGGCAGCAACATATGATTATTTTTGTCTGGTTCATCCCTGGATGACTGGTAAAGTAATTGTTAATGAAGTTAAAGACATGATAATTTCAGAACCTGAATCCATGTCTATTCCAACAAAGGAAGAACCATCTTCTGAGTTGGAAATGATGGATACAACTATAGTTTCAATTCCAATAGGTGTTGCAGTTCCAGGATGTGAAGATACAAATTCTTGTTATTTACCATATGAAATTACAATATCTGCTGGTGACAAAGTTACTTGGATTAATGATGATTCAGCAACTCACACAGTAACTAGCGGAAATGCTAGTGCCGGATTTACTGGAGTATTTGATTCTGGATTGTTCATGGCAGGAACTACTTTTGAATTTACATTTGACAAGGCAGCAACATATGATTATTTTTGTCTGGTTCATCCCTGGATGACTGGTAAAATTACAGTAACGTAG
- a CDS encoding redoxin domain-containing protein, producing MSAIIGEKAPNFGVSEWVQGAPTNFEQEKDHIVLVEVFQVNCPGCFMHAIPEAINIYNKYKDEGVRVLGIATAFEDFDKNTLDNLKMLVETGEVIGETKNALSMYGQLKDGKLPFKIPFPLAMDNLTKTSEEISQEKILQFIYPQIPEFDSQPEEYKKQIIEKVKSYMKSKEYSAETFEKFALQGTPSTILVDRKGILRDVSFGQAGHIETMIQKLLNEN from the coding sequence ATGAGTGCAATAATTGGTGAAAAGGCACCAAATTTTGGAGTTTCAGAATGGGTACAAGGTGCTCCAACAAACTTTGAACAAGAAAAAGATCATATCGTACTAGTTGAAGTCTTTCAGGTAAACTGTCCTGGATGTTTCATGCATGCAATTCCAGAGGCTATTAACATTTACAACAAGTACAAAGATGAAGGAGTGCGGGTTTTAGGGATTGCAACTGCCTTTGAAGATTTTGACAAGAATACATTGGATAATTTGAAGATGCTTGTAGAAACAGGTGAGGTGATTGGAGAAACAAAAAACGCACTTTCAATGTATGGTCAATTAAAGGATGGTAAGTTACCATTTAAGATACCATTTCCATTAGCGATGGATAATTTAACAAAGACATCTGAGGAAATAAGTCAAGAAAAAATTTTACAATTTATCTATCCACAAATTCCTGAATTTGACTCACAACCGGAAGAATACAAAAAACAAATCATTGAGAAGGTAAAAAGCTACATGAAATCAAAAGAATATTCTGCAGAAACTTTTGAAAAATTTGCTCTTCAAGGAACACCATCAACAATACTAGTAGATAGAAAAGGAATACTCAGAGATGTCTCATTTGGACAAGCAGGACATATTGAGACGATGATTCAAAAATTATTAAACGAAAACTAA